The Desulfovibrio sp. genome contains the following window.
TCCAGCTCGAGAGCATGCTTATATGTCAGGACCTCACTGCCAGGCTCAAAATTTACCGCCAAATCTTCGCCAATGTCTTCGGTGAGCACACAACAACCGCAGGAAGCACCTTCCATGATACGGAAGTTGAATTCCCGGCAAATGGATTCATTGGGCAGTGTGCGGGTGTCGTCATACAAAGCCAGCATGTCCTGAAAAGAAAGAATGCAGGGGACGACACCATGCCTCTGCTCCAGCAGCTGCGCAAAACGGAAACGCTGGAGCCGATTCTGATCGATACGCCCTACGAACGAGGCCGCATGACTGCGCGCGCCATGAGGACGCCACTGACGGGCAGAGCCTGGAATGGCAAGACTGCGTACGTCCCGCAGCCTCCATTCCCCTGGCATTGCGGCGAACAGGCTCTTATGGGGTGTAAGCACCACATCAAATAGCCTCCCGTACCATCGCTGCCAGAAAAGATTGAGATGACTGTCTACCGCCCAAAATATCTTGGGGCAGCCCAGCTCGGCCAAACCGCTCAAAAAAATCCTGCGGCCAATATGCTCCATCTGGATGACCACATCCGGCCGAAAGATTCCTCCTTCTGACGAGGAATCTTCCAATAACCGTTGCACAGGCACAATACCGGCGGCATCAAGATTAACTCTCCGCACATTGTGCCCTGGCATTTCCCCAAGGTCATAATCAATCAACAGAATATTCATACACCTTTGCAGCCGGGTTGATATCTGACAAAAAATCTGAATCCCGTGACTGCGCGCAAAAGCTCATTCAGCAATCTGCGGCACATGGAGATTCCTGCCCTGCGCCACCGTAATGCACTTTCCTTTCAGACGCTATCATTCATTACTGCAGCTGCATTCTACAAGTGAAACGTCGCAATTTGACCATCTTTACACGACTCACGCGCTGTACTCATGCCCTTTTGCTCCAACGTGCGCTTAGCCCACTGGTCATCCCGCATATTGGCTGTTATGTTGCAGCAATCACCGCAATACTGGAACGCAGCATGCCAACCACTCTCATCCAACAAGTAGCAAGAACGCTTGCGCCCCATCCAGAAATCCAGTTGGCGTTCGTGTTTGGCTCCGCAGCCCGTGACACTCTGCGGCCCGACAGCGATGTGGACGTGGCTGTACTTGCGGCATCTCAACTCTCGCCCGAGGCGCGGCTTGAACTCATGGCAGAGCTTAGCCTTGCCGTGAAGCGCGAAGTTGACCTTGTTGACCTGTCCACGGCCTGGGGGCTGATTTTACGTCAGGTGCTGACCACAGGCACACTGGCCCTCAAGCGGTCAGACACTGCACATGCCATGCTGCTCAAGCGCATGCTTTTTGATCAGGCGGACATGGAGCCGCTACGCCAAAGAATCATTGAAAAAAGTCTGGAACGGGGGTTCTGATGGATACGGATGTCATCAAGGCAAAGCTTGTTTCACTCCAGCGCTGCATGGAGCGCATCCGCCAGAAAACCCCGGCAAATGCGCAGCAACTCGCAGAGGACTTTGACCTCCAGGACATTCTCATTCTGAACCTGCAACGCGCAGTGCAGATCAGCATTGATATTGCCACCAGCATCCTTGCCGACTCCCCAGCGGTGCCTTCAACGATGGCGGAGGCCTTTTTGCTGCTGCACCGGCAGGGGGTACTCTCCGAAGCTGTAGCGCGCAAACTCGCCACGAGCGTTGGCCTGCGCAATATCGCCGTGCATGAATACACCAGTCTGGACTGGAATGTGGTCTACGCCGTGGCGCATACGCACATTGAAGACTTTGCGGAATTTGGCCGCGAGATCAGCGCCTGGGTGAAATCGCGGGCATAAATGCTTGCTCATTGCCTTATACAATCGAGAACAGCATGCAAGACCTGTCTTCGTTGCGAGATCAGCTCAGAGCGCAATACCCCGGTATCAGCATTGGGAAAAATTTAAAATTCTTGAGACAGAACTGTCCAATGTTTCAAGGTACATCAATATCTGCGAAGATAATCTAAAAACACATTCCTTTGAGCTTTCTGCCCTCATTCTTCGGGCTTGCACAGACGTAGAAATCATTCGCAAACGTATGACTGAGAAAAAAGATAACGGGAGCGCGGCAACGCGACTGTTTGAGCTATATCCCGACATCCGTGATGCTGAAGTTTTTTTGCCCTTATGGTCACTTACGGTTGCACCGTGGTAAAGCCTACCGGACAGCAAGCCTGACTGGTGGAAAGCCTACGAAGACATAAAGATGACAATCGCTCATCAATACAGGCTGGAAACCTTGAATATTTTTTGAAATCTCTTTCTGGCTTATATATTTTATTACTTTATTATGATCGGCTCCTTTATTCAAATAAAGATGGCAACAAAGACAGTATATATTTTGAGTATGCTGCTATTGAAAGCACATATTTCAAAGCGAGATCTCCCAATATCCACTTGGATATAACTGGTTGGGGCAATATTGCTGTTATTACATGGAGTTCACACGAGTCTCCATAAATATTTATAATATTTAATCTATTATTATAAGTTAGTTGCCCACAAAAACGGCATCGACCACCAAAATAGCCGATGCCGTTAGCGCTACCTCAAAGGCAAAAGGCTGTTGGATACCTAGCACCCCTGCGTATAGAACAAAGCCAGCCCGCCGCGCGCAGTTTCGCGGTAGTCGTCCTTCATGTCGCGGCCTGTCTGGTTCATGGTGCGGATGCAGAGGTCAAGCCCCACAGGGTGCTTGGTGCCCTGCCCGGTGCGGGCCATCATCCAGGCGTTCCATGACTTCACTGAGCTCATGGCGTTGCGCGAAATACAGGGAATCTGCACATAGCCACCCACAGGGTCGCAGGTCATGCCCAGGTGGTGCTCCAGCGCAAATTCCGCCGCATTTTCAACCACATCGGGCGTTTCGCCCATCACCTGCGACAGCATGGCAGCCGCCATACTTGAGGCAGAGCCGATCTCGCCCTGACAGCCCACGTCCGCGCCCGCCACACTGGCGTGCCGCTTGATGAGTGTACCCACCATGGAGGCCACCAGCAGGCCGTCCACAAGGTCGGCCTCTGTTTTGCCACGCTCCTTGATGAGCATGTGCACCACCGCAGGCATGACCCCGGCCGAACCTGCCGTAGGCGCTGTCACAATGGGGTGGCCCATGGCGTTTTCTTCCGACCCGGCCTGCCCGTAGGCCGACAGCCGCGCCGCAAAGGCATCCGCTGGCTCTGGCGAGCTGGCGGCCTGCTCCAGCATGAGCTTGGCCCGGCGCTCCAGACCAAACGGCCCCTTGAGTTTGCCTTCCAGCCCAAGGCCCGTGGCGGCGCAACTGTCCATCACGTGGATGATGCGCTGCGCGCCCTGCCGGATGTTCTGTTCCGACTGCCCGGTGATGGCCATTTCGTTTTCCAGCATAATGAGCGGGATGCTCTTGCCCGTGTTCTTCACGATTTCAAGCAAACCATTCATGGAATCAAAGGCATGCACGGGCTTGCCTTTGTCCGGGGCCTTCCAGCCCTTCCACTGCAAAAATCCGCCGCCCACGGAATAGTATTCACGCGAAGCAAGCTGCTTGCCCTTGCCCAACAACTCAATGATCAGCACGTTGCTGAACGGGGCCTCGATGGTGCCCTGCTCAAAGATCACGTCCGAATCCTTGAGCGGAATCCGGGCCGGGCCAAGCACTACCGTGCGAGTGTCGTCCGGTTTTACAAAAAGGTTGTCCAGAAATTCGGCCTTGCATTCATCGGGCTTTTGCCCGAGCAGACCCGCCGCCACGGCGCGGTCAGTGCCGTGCCCCTTGCCCGTGGCCGAGAGGCTGCCGTACAGATGCACCTTGACGGCGTCCGCCTGAGCAAGCTGCTCCTGCGGCAACTGGGCGCACAGATGGATAAAGTCATTACCTGCCGACATGGGCGCGATGGTGTGCGAACTGGAGGGGCCAGGGCCAATCTTGAACATCTCGAACACGGTCACATCAATGGGATTGGCGCACACGCCACCCGGTTTCCACAGGGGGTCAAAACCTGCCCACGTGAGTGAGGGCAAGCACAGGCCCGCGCCCGTCACAGCCATTGATTGCAGGAAACGCCGACGATTACAGTACATACACGCATCCTCCTGAGTTATCTGGCAGATTGCGAAGCCTACTGCCGGGGCTTTTTATACGAGACCGGGCCGGTGGAATAGTTGGTGCGGGGCAGCCATGCATCAGGGTAGCCGATGTTCTGGGCCATTTTGTCCGGGCTGTTGAGAAAACCCTGACAGTGCCGCGCCACCAGTTGGGGGAAAAATTCTCGCCAGTCGCGCAACGCGCCCTCTGCCTGCGCCCGCAGTGCCTTGGCAAAGGCAGCCTGCGCCTGCGCCGGGGATGATGCCGCCTTGGGGGCCAGTTCCTTTTGCAGCGCGGCTACGCGGGCGGCAAAGGCGGCTTCCATGCTGGCAGCTCTGGTCTGAATCTCCTGAGAAATCACGTCGTAACGGATGTTGGCGTAATCGCTCACCAGGGAATAGGCCCACCATGCGGAATCATTGGCAAAGCGGCGGGTGTCGCCCTGTTCGTAGCCTGCGGGCATGGGGCCGACCGCCAGCGGCACAAAGACAGATTCCGCCGCCGGAGCGAGCGCAACCCAGCACACCAGCGCGAGCGGTTCCGGCACATCGGGCCGATACTGCGCAATGGTCGTGTAGCCCACATAGTACATGCCCATGGGCCGTTCCCACGCGCCTTCAAGCTTGGTGGTCGGGCTCACGTCGCCGCTGGGATCCTTGGGGCCGATAATGCGGTTGGGATTACCAAACGGCCCCGCCGCAGTGCCCTTGGTGAGGTCGAATTCCGTTCCCTCGTAGTGGTCGCGGTGCATGCGCTTGATGTCGTTCAGGCTCAGCAGCTTGTCCGGCTTGACGGAAAAGGGATAGGCGCGAGTTGCGCCGTTTTCCACCCATGCGGGCAGCTTCAGCGAAGGAGCCGCCAGAGAGAGCGCCCGCCACACGCGCCGCAGCGAATAGTAGGGGTGGTTATATTCGCCATCGCTCACAGTGGTCAGCCAGTCCAGAGGCTTGGACGCGTCCTTGGGGCTGCGCATGTTGTACTTGTCCACCGTGGCAAACAGGCTTTTGCCGTACATCTGGTCGGGGTTGCCGGGCGTGATGTCGCGGATGCGAAATTCGTTGGCCGCCACAAAAAACTGACCGTCAGGCACGCGCTGGGCCACCCACAGGCCGCCGGTTCCCGCCGGGGAAGGGGCCATTTCCATAACCCAGGCTTCGTTTTTGTCGGCCACGGGCAGGGTTTCGCCCGTTCCGTAGTAGCCATACTGCTCAATGAGCGCGCCCATCAGCTCAATGGCCTCGCGGGCGGTTTTGCAGCGTTCCAGCGCCACGCGCGCCAGCTCGGATGAATAGAAAATGCGCTTGCCCGGCTCTGCCGTGCAGGTATTGTGCGCCCCATCTGTGCACTCGCCAAACATGAGGCCATGCTCGTTCATGATGGCGTAGTTGCCGTCAATATAGGCAAAGGTGTGCCGCACCTGAGGGATAAAACCGATGGCAACCGTGCGCGGCGTATCCGGGTGGTTATAGCCCGGCGCGCGCTTGGGGTCGGAAAGGCGAGGAACAAGAAAAGTATTGGTGGCGGGATTTTCCTTCACCGCCACGGCGGAATCATATACCGGGCGCTGCGCGCCTTCCGGCCAGTCGCGGGCGGGAACGTATACAATGGACTGGTCGTTGAGATCGTTGTCGTCAGAATGGCTTACCATCACGGAGCCGTCTGCGCTGGCCCCCCTGGTGACAATAAAGGTGGTGCAGGCATGGGCTGCCTGAGGCAGCAGCAGGGCCAGAGAAACACAGCATAAGACGATCAGCCGCTTCATGGAACCTCCATAAAAAAATCAGACCGTAAAATCCCGCATGCTCAAACCGATACGCAAAAACGCCAACAACCCCAGCGGAGGCGCTGAAATGCTGTAAATCAAATCAGCAAACTGTTTTTCTTTTTTGTAACGCAGGGGCGGCAGGGGCACAAGGATTGCGCAGGTCGAAGTGCTTTTTGAATGTAAAACAGTAGCAATCCGAGCCGA
Protein-coding sequences here:
- a CDS encoding nucleotidyltransferase domain-containing protein, coding for MPTTLIQQVARTLAPHPEIQLAFVFGSAARDTLRPDSDVDVAVLAASQLSPEARLELMAELSLAVKREVDLVDLSTAWGLILRQVLTTGTLALKRSDTAHAMLLKRMLFDQADMEPLRQRIIEKSLERGF
- a CDS encoding DUF86 domain-containing protein, with product MDTDVIKAKLVSLQRCMERIRQKTPANAQQLAEDFDLQDILILNLQRAVQISIDIATSILADSPAVPSTMAEAFLLLHRQGVLSEAVARKLATSVGLRNIAVHEYTSLDWNVVYAVAHTHIEDFAEFGREISAWVKSRA
- a CDS encoding L-serine ammonia-lyase, which gives rise to MYCNRRRFLQSMAVTGAGLCLPSLTWAGFDPLWKPGGVCANPIDVTVFEMFKIGPGPSSSHTIAPMSAGNDFIHLCAQLPQEQLAQADAVKVHLYGSLSATGKGHGTDRAVAAGLLGQKPDECKAEFLDNLFVKPDDTRTVVLGPARIPLKDSDVIFEQGTIEAPFSNVLIIELLGKGKQLASREYYSVGGGFLQWKGWKAPDKGKPVHAFDSMNGLLEIVKNTGKSIPLIMLENEMAITGQSEQNIRQGAQRIIHVMDSCAATGLGLEGKLKGPFGLERRAKLMLEQAASSPEPADAFAARLSAYGQAGSEENAMGHPIVTAPTAGSAGVMPAVVHMLIKERGKTEADLVDGLLVASMVGTLIKRHASVAGADVGCQGEIGSASSMAAAMLSQVMGETPDVVENAAEFALEHHLGMTCDPVGGYVQIPCISRNAMSSVKSWNAWMMARTGQGTKHPVGLDLCIRTMNQTGRDMKDDYRETARGGLALFYTQGC
- a CDS encoding C69 family dipeptidase → MKRLIVLCCVSLALLLPQAAHACTTFIVTRGASADGSVMVSHSDDNDLNDQSIVYVPARDWPEGAQRPVYDSAVAVKENPATNTFLVPRLSDPKRAPGYNHPDTPRTVAIGFIPQVRHTFAYIDGNYAIMNEHGLMFGECTDGAHNTCTAEPGKRIFYSSELARVALERCKTAREAIELMGALIEQYGYYGTGETLPVADKNEAWVMEMAPSPAGTGGLWVAQRVPDGQFFVAANEFRIRDITPGNPDQMYGKSLFATVDKYNMRSPKDASKPLDWLTTVSDGEYNHPYYSLRRVWRALSLAAPSLKLPAWVENGATRAYPFSVKPDKLLSLNDIKRMHRDHYEGTEFDLTKGTAAGPFGNPNRIIGPKDPSGDVSPTTKLEGAWERPMGMYYVGYTTIAQYRPDVPEPLALVCWVALAPAAESVFVPLAVGPMPAGYEQGDTRRFANDSAWWAYSLVSDYANIRYDVISQEIQTRAASMEAAFAARVAALQKELAPKAASSPAQAQAAFAKALRAQAEGALRDWREFFPQLVARHCQGFLNSPDKMAQNIGYPDAWLPRTNYSTGPVSYKKPRQ